One region of Marivirga arenosa genomic DNA includes:
- a CDS encoding saccharopine dehydrogenase family protein: protein MEYKILIYGANGYTGRLITKEAVKQNIKVDIAGRNDVAITQLSQETGFKRHILNLNESDKLEDLLKDFDTVIHCAGPFSETAKPMVEACIKSKTNYLDITGEIWVFEDVIKYSEEAKKAGIALIPGIGFDVVPTDCLAGYLKNKLPDGNKLELAFVGSKTGMSRGTAVTMAKNVSKGGFIRENGELKNVPLAYEVKEIEFAHKKQSCMTIPWGDLMTAYTQTSIPNIKVFSGASKKMINNIKKYRYLKFLLGISWIQKFVRRKIENSVTGPSEERLENGKTYVLGNLVNGKGEKVSAELITPEAYKLTAETALKAALKLEKTNLSGYFTPAQAFGIDFIMEFDKVERIDRA from the coding sequence ATGGAATATAAAATATTGATTTATGGCGCAAATGGTTATACTGGCAGACTAATAACTAAAGAAGCTGTAAAGCAAAACATAAAGGTTGACATAGCAGGAAGAAATGATGTGGCAATTACTCAATTAAGCCAAGAAACAGGCTTTAAAAGACATATCCTTAATCTGAATGAAAGTGATAAGCTTGAGGATTTATTGAAGGATTTTGATACTGTAATACATTGTGCTGGGCCATTTTCTGAAACTGCAAAACCTATGGTGGAAGCCTGCATAAAGAGTAAAACAAATTATCTTGATATAACAGGTGAAATATGGGTATTTGAGGATGTGATAAAATATAGTGAGGAAGCAAAAAAAGCTGGTATTGCATTAATTCCTGGTATTGGATTCGATGTAGTACCTACAGATTGTCTTGCTGGATATTTAAAAAATAAGCTACCTGATGGAAATAAGTTGGAACTAGCATTTGTAGGATCAAAAACGGGAATGTCTAGAGGAACAGCAGTCACCATGGCTAAAAATGTTTCTAAAGGAGGTTTTATCAGAGAGAATGGAGAATTAAAAAATGTCCCCTTAGCGTATGAAGTTAAAGAAATAGAATTCGCTCATAAAAAACAAAGCTGTATGACTATTCCATGGGGAGATTTGATGACGGCATACACCCAAACTAGCATACCCAACATAAAAGTTTTTAGTGGAGCTAGTAAGAAAATGATAAATAACATCAAAAAGTATAGATATCTTAAATTCTTATTGGGTATTAGTTGGATTCAAAAATTCGTAAGAAGAAAAATAGAAAATTCAGTAACGGGACCATCTGAAGAAAGATTAGAAAATGGAAAAACATACGTTTTAGGAAACTTGGTAAATGGTAAGGGAGAAAAAGTATCCGCAGAATTAATAACTCCAGAGGCTTATAAGCTTACAGCAGAAACAGCTTTAAAAGCTGCTCTAAAGTTAGAAAAGACTAATTTATCTGGATACTTCACCCCAGCACAGGCATTTGGAATAGATTTTATAATGGAATTCGATAAGGTTGAAAGAATTGACAGGGCATAA
- a CDS encoding NUDIX hydrolase — protein MELLNQYLPKTEVEKKYKLKMQKLYQSKGSKAFLRDNLDRHFTASAWIINPISQQVLLLHHKKLNKWLQAGGHADGDENLEKVARKEASEETGHNNLQRISESIFDIDIHTIPERKGIPQHEHYDVRFAYFCHEIEETSINSESNDFQWVELDRIKDLTNEPSILRMVSKTKDIINGI, from the coding sequence ATGGAATTATTAAATCAATACCTGCCAAAAACAGAAGTTGAAAAAAAATATAAATTAAAAATGCAAAAGCTTTATCAAAGCAAGGGTTCCAAAGCATTTTTAAGGGATAATTTAGACCGACATTTTACTGCTTCAGCATGGATTATAAATCCAATTTCACAGCAAGTATTATTACTTCATCATAAAAAACTAAATAAATGGCTACAAGCCGGTGGGCATGCCGATGGTGATGAAAATTTAGAAAAGGTTGCAAGAAAGGAAGCTTCAGAAGAAACAGGGCACAATAATTTGCAGCGAATATCGGAATCTATATTTGATATTGATATTCATACTATACCGGAAAGAAAAGGAATACCACAACATGAGCATTATGACGTAAGGTTTGCTTATTTTTGCCATGAAATAGAAGAAACTTCTATAAATTCAGAGAGTAATGACTTTCAATGGGTTGAATTAGATAGAATTAAAGATTTAACAAATGAACCTTCGATTTTAAGAATGGTATCAAAAACAAAAGATATTATTAATGGAATATAA
- a CDS encoding ABC transporter ATP-binding protein, translating to MQLVIEGLSKKYPKNKLFENFSYTFESDNVYAITGENGSGKSTFMKIIAGVIPASKGTVSIFENKKKIDKDNIHQILGITAPYLELIEEFTLKEHLEFHSKFKKLLVGINLDEEIERANLSKSINKNVQEFSSGMQQRLKLILSCCYSSEILLLDEPTSHLDIKGIAWYKDLIKRTKQKRMLLIASNELDEYNDFAKKIINIGSYLIR from the coding sequence ATGCAATTAGTTATTGAAGGCCTTTCAAAAAAATATCCTAAAAATAAACTATTCGAAAACTTTAGTTATACATTCGAATCAGATAATGTTTATGCTATCACTGGTGAAAATGGAAGTGGTAAATCAACGTTCATGAAAATTATTGCAGGAGTAATTCCTGCAAGTAAAGGTACAGTAAGCATTTTTGAGAATAAAAAAAAAATAGATAAGGATAATATTCATCAAATTCTAGGAATAACTGCTCCATATCTTGAACTAATTGAGGAATTTACTTTAAAGGAACATCTTGAATTTCATTCAAAATTTAAAAAACTTTTAGTAGGTATAAATCTAGATGAAGAAATAGAGAGAGCTAATCTAAGTAAAAGTATAAACAAGAATGTACAGGAGTTTTCATCAGGAATGCAGCAAAGATTAAAACTAATCCTGAGTTGTTGTTATTCATCAGAAATACTTTTGCTAGATGAACCTACTTCCCATTTAGATATTAAAGGAATTGCTTGGTATAAAGATTTGATAAAGAGGACAAAACAAAAAAGAATGCTTTTAATTGCCTCCAATGAACTGGATGAATACAATGATTTTGCAAAAAAAATCATTAATATTGGTAGTTATTTAATTCGATAA
- the lpxA gene encoding acyl-ACP--UDP-N-acetylglucosamine O-acyltransferase — translation MNKSLNYIHPEAKIGKNVIIEPFTFIDKDVEIGDGTWIGPNVTINEGARIGKNCKIYSGATISAIPQDLKFEGEKTTTEIGDETVIREYVNISRGTKDRLVTKIGSKSLIMAYVHIAHDCVIGNNCILVNSVQVGGHVTIDDWAIIGGATAIHQFVKIGSHVMISGGSLVRKDVPPYVKAAREPLTYCGINSVGLRRRGFSNERINDIQEIYRSLYLSGKNNAEALENIETLIRSSEERDNITAFVRKSERGIMKGYGN, via the coding sequence ATGAATAAATCACTTAATTACATCCACCCAGAAGCTAAAATTGGTAAAAATGTTATAATTGAGCCATTTACCTTTATTGATAAAGATGTTGAAATAGGCGATGGTACTTGGATTGGCCCAAATGTAACCATTAATGAAGGAGCAAGAATTGGAAAAAACTGCAAAATATATTCTGGCGCTACAATTTCAGCAATACCTCAGGATTTAAAATTTGAAGGTGAAAAAACCACTACTGAAATTGGTGATGAAACGGTTATTAGAGAATATGTAAACATCAGTAGAGGTACAAAAGATAGACTCGTAACTAAAATAGGTTCTAAATCTTTAATTATGGCATATGTCCATATAGCGCATGATTGCGTTATAGGAAATAATTGTATTTTGGTGAATTCCGTTCAGGTTGGCGGTCATGTTACAATTGATGATTGGGCCATCATAGGCGGAGCAACTGCAATTCATCAATTTGTTAAAATTGGTAGTCATGTCATGATATCGGGTGGTTCATTAGTAAGAAAAGATGTCCCTCCTTACGTTAAAGCAGCAAGAGAACCTCTTACGTATTGCGGAATAAATTCAGTTGGTCTAAGAAGAAGAGGTTTTAGCAATGAAAGAATTAACGATATTCAGGAAATTTACAGAAGCTTATATTTAAGTGGTAAAAATAATGCTGAGGCACTAGAAAATATAGAAACGCTGATTAGAAGTAGTGAAGAAAGAGACAATATTACAGCCTTTGTAAGAAAATCTGAAAGGGGTATTATGAAGGGATATGGGAATTAA
- a CDS encoding bifunctional UDP-3-O-[3-hydroxymyristoyl] N-acetylglucosamine deacetylase/3-hydroxyacyl-ACP dehydratase: MYNKQHTIKKAISVSGVGLHTGHKVTLTFKPDEIDSGIKFQRIDLEGKPIIEADADLVVDTSRGTTIAKGDARVSTVEHVLSALVGLQIDNVLIEVDGPETPIMDGSAKLFYEALESVGLEEQNALRNFFEIPESLFLQDDEKNVEMALLPVDDYRVTVMIDYNSKVLGSQHASLNNIADFKNEISTCRTFVFLHELQQLYNNNLIKGGDLNNAIVVVDKLVSEKELKELAEIFNKPDIEVKEEGILDNIELRFKNEPARHKLLDVVGDLALVGRPIKGQILAARPGHSTNVAFAQKIKKYIKKSEKSAPKYDPNAEPVMDIEGISSMLRHRYPFQLVDKIIHQDHKTVIGIKNITINEPFFQGHFPGNPVMPGVLQIEAMAQTGGILVLSSVDEPADYWTYFLGIDNCKFRKMVRPGDTIILKCELLAPIKRGIAKMQGYAYVGNSVVSEATLTARIVKKEEE, translated from the coding sequence ATGTACAATAAGCAGCATACAATAAAAAAGGCCATTAGTGTTTCCGGAGTAGGTCTTCATACAGGCCATAAAGTAACTCTAACATTTAAACCCGATGAAATTGATAGCGGAATAAAATTCCAAAGAATAGATCTTGAGGGTAAACCCATTATTGAAGCAGACGCTGACTTAGTTGTTGATACTTCAAGAGGAACTACAATAGCAAAAGGTGATGCTAGAGTCTCCACAGTGGAACATGTCTTATCAGCTTTAGTAGGTCTTCAGATTGACAATGTATTAATTGAAGTAGACGGACCTGAAACTCCAATTATGGACGGTAGTGCTAAATTATTTTATGAAGCACTTGAATCAGTGGGCTTAGAAGAGCAAAATGCTTTGAGAAATTTCTTCGAAATACCTGAAAGCCTATTCCTACAAGATGATGAGAAGAATGTAGAAATGGCGCTATTGCCGGTTGATGACTACCGAGTGACGGTTATGATTGACTATAATTCGAAGGTTTTAGGAAGTCAACATGCTTCATTAAATAATATTGCTGATTTTAAGAACGAAATCTCAACCTGTAGAACTTTTGTCTTTTTACATGAATTACAACAGCTATATAATAATAACTTAATAAAAGGTGGTGATTTAAATAATGCCATTGTTGTGGTAGATAAGCTGGTTTCAGAAAAGGAATTAAAAGAATTAGCAGAAATATTTAACAAACCTGACATTGAAGTCAAAGAAGAGGGAATATTAGATAATATAGAACTTCGATTTAAAAATGAACCTGCTCGTCACAAACTTTTGGATGTTGTAGGAGATCTTGCTTTAGTAGGAAGACCAATTAAAGGTCAAATTCTAGCTGCCAGACCAGGACATTCCACAAATGTTGCTTTTGCTCAGAAAATTAAAAAGTACATTAAAAAATCTGAGAAGTCAGCACCAAAATATGACCCTAATGCTGAACCTGTAATGGATATTGAAGGGATTTCTTCAATGTTAAGACATAGATATCCATTTCAGTTAGTTGATAAAATCATACATCAGGATCATAAAACGGTAATAGGAATTAAAAACATTACGATCAATGAACCCTTTTTTCAAGGTCATTTCCCCGGAAACCCTGTAATGCCTGGAGTATTACAGATTGAAGCTATGGCTCAAACAGGTGGAATACTGGTATTAAGTAGTGTGGATGAACCTGCAGATTATTGGACATATTTTCTAGGAATCGATAATTGCAAATTCAGGAAGATGGTTCGACCTGGAGATACAATAATCCTAAAATGTGAATTACTAGCTCCTATTAAAAGGGGTATAGCCAAAATGCAAGGATATGCGTATGTAGGTAATAGCGTTGTTAGCGAGGCAACACTTACTGCCAGAATTGTTAAAAAAGAAGAAGAATAG
- the lpxD gene encoding UDP-3-O-(3-hydroxymyristoyl)glucosamine N-acyltransferase: MEFSVNQIAGMIGGSVEGDGERLVDNLGKIEDGKAKTISFLSNEKYENHIYKSEAAAIIVKEDFSAKKDIKPALIRVKDPYSAFTKLLEEYSKIMAYAKTGIEEPSFIGEKSETGDNIYRGAFSYIGNNVKIGNNVKIYPQAHIGDNVEIGDNTIIFQGVKIYADCKIGQNCNIQAGTVIGSDGFGFAPQEDGTYKTIPQLGNVIIEDNVSIGANSTIDCATLGSTIIKKGAKIDNQVQIAHNVEIGENTVIASQAGVSGSTKVGKNCVLAGQVGIVGHIEISDYTTISAKSGVSKTIKKPNTIITGMHGIEHKQYLKSNALFRKLPELHQQVQQLEKIVLNLPTEKGI, encoded by the coding sequence ATGGAATTTAGTGTAAACCAAATAGCCGGAATGATTGGTGGAAGTGTTGAAGGAGATGGTGAAAGATTAGTAGATAATCTAGGTAAAATAGAAGATGGAAAAGCTAAAACAATCAGCTTTTTATCCAATGAAAAATATGAAAATCACATATACAAGTCAGAAGCTGCAGCAATCATTGTAAAAGAAGATTTTTCAGCTAAAAAAGATATTAAACCAGCATTAATAAGAGTAAAGGATCCTTATTCAGCTTTCACTAAATTACTGGAAGAATACAGTAAAATTATGGCTTATGCGAAAACTGGCATAGAAGAACCTAGTTTTATTGGTGAAAAAAGTGAAACTGGTGACAACATTTACAGAGGAGCATTCTCCTATATTGGAAATAATGTAAAAATCGGTAATAATGTAAAGATTTATCCTCAAGCGCATATTGGTGACAATGTAGAAATCGGAGATAATACCATTATTTTCCAAGGAGTAAAAATATATGCTGATTGTAAAATAGGTCAGAACTGTAATATCCAAGCGGGCACTGTTATTGGGAGTGATGGCTTTGGATTTGCTCCACAGGAGGACGGTACTTATAAAACAATACCACAATTAGGAAATGTGATTATTGAAGATAATGTAAGTATTGGAGCTAACTCAACCATTGATTGTGCCACTTTAGGTTCAACCATTATTAAAAAAGGGGCTAAAATTGATAATCAGGTGCAAATCGCACATAATGTGGAGATAGGAGAAAATACAGTTATTGCTTCACAAGCTGGTGTTTCGGGTTCAACTAAGGTGGGAAAGAATTGTGTCCTTGCAGGACAAGTAGGAATAGTAGGCCATATAGAAATATCAGACTACACCACAATAAGTGCAAAATCTGGAGTATCCAAAACTATTAAAAAACCAAATACTATTATCACTGGAATGCATGGCATAGAGCATAAGCAGTATTTAAAATCTAACGCCCTATTCAGAAAACTGCCAGAATTACATCAGCAAGTTCAGCAATTGGAAAAAATAGTTTTAAATTTGCCCACTGAAAAAGGAATCTAA
- a CDS encoding HD domain-containing protein produces the protein MKKLKKVNDPIYGFITIKSELLFKIFNHTYFQRLRRIRQLGLSELVYPGATHTRFHHALGATHLMGLALDQLKEKGVSINDLEYESAQIAILLHDIGHGPFSHALEYSLIKGITHENISLQFMKILNKQFSGQLDTAIAMFKNTYKRRFFHQLISSQLDVDRLDYLNRDSFYTGVSEGNISVERIISHLNVIEDEIVVEEKAIYSIENFLNARRLMYWQVYLHKTALSAERMLVHLISRAKEVHSLDNISPALRYFLENDFSLEEFQDNPEIVHKFSMLDDSDIWHAIKIWGNNKDKVLKNLSSRLLQRDLFKIKLDNEPLKKTEISSIKSKISQKFSLLNKEAAFFISHGEVTNAAYVLGGKSIKILNKKGELLDIAQAADLPNIKAMSKIVKKYYLCLPKTVSL, from the coding sequence TTGAAAAAGTTAAAAAAGGTTAACGATCCTATTTACGGTTTCATTACTATAAAAAGTGAATTACTTTTTAAAATATTTAACCATACATATTTCCAACGCTTACGCAGGATAAGACAGTTAGGTTTGAGTGAACTTGTTTATCCAGGAGCTACCCATACTCGTTTTCATCATGCTTTGGGGGCAACTCATTTAATGGGATTAGCTTTAGATCAGCTTAAAGAAAAAGGAGTAAGCATAAATGATCTTGAATATGAGTCTGCTCAAATCGCTATTTTATTGCACGATATTGGCCATGGACCATTTTCGCACGCATTGGAATATAGTTTAATTAAAGGAATAACCCATGAAAATATATCATTGCAATTCATGAAAATTCTAAATAAACAATTTTCTGGTCAGCTCGACACCGCAATTGCAATGTTTAAAAATACTTACAAAAGAAGGTTCTTCCATCAATTGATCTCAAGTCAGCTTGATGTTGACAGACTTGATTATTTAAATAGAGATTCATTTTACACTGGTGTATCGGAAGGCAATATTAGCGTTGAGCGTATTATAAGTCATTTAAATGTAATAGAGGACGAAATTGTAGTGGAAGAAAAAGCTATTTATAGCATAGAAAACTTCTTAAATGCTCGAAGATTAATGTATTGGCAAGTCTATCTTCATAAAACTGCTTTGAGTGCCGAAAGAATGCTGGTGCATTTAATTAGTAGAGCTAAAGAAGTGCACAGTTTAGATAATATTTCTCCAGCTTTAAGATATTTCTTGGAAAATGATTTCTCACTGGAAGAATTTCAAGATAACCCTGAAATCGTTCATAAATTTTCAATGTTGGATGATTCTGATATTTGGCATGCCATTAAAATATGGGGAAATAATAAAGATAAAGTATTGAAAAACCTTAGTTCAAGACTTCTTCAAAGAGATCTTTTTAAAATTAAATTAGATAATGAACCTTTGAAAAAAACTGAAATAAGTAGTATTAAAAGCAAAATATCTCAAAAATTTAGCCTCTTAAATAAAGAAGCTGCATTCTTTATTTCGCATGGAGAGGTAACCAATGCAGCCTATGTATTAGGTGGAAAAAGCATAAAAATTCTAAATAAGAAAGGGGAATTACTTGATATTGCCCAAGCAGCGGATTTACCAAATATTAAAGCTATGAGTAAAATAGTTAAAAAATATTATCTATGCCTGCCTAAAACCGTATCTTTGTAA
- the porX gene encoding T9SS response regulator signal transducer PorX gives MQNYQILWADDEIDLLKPHIIFLENKGYQITPVNNGSEAVDLCKEQKFDIVFLDENMPGMTGLETLSLIKSNSPNLPVVMITKSEEEYIMEEAIGSKIADYLIKPLNPNQILLSVKKILDNQRLVAEKTNQSYQQDFRNISMAFGDDMDHAEWAEMYKKLVFWDLEIDQTDDHSMSEVLSMQHVEANTNFAKFIDDNYEYWLNEGQDEAPLLSHQLMEQKVFPQLGEEPVFFIVIDNLRFDQWKLIEPEISKYFNINEEDNYYSILPTTTAYARNSIFSGLLPDEMAKKHPDLWVNEDDDEGKNNFEDKFLERQLKQKNQDVKFTYNKIVNVNQGKQVLDQVSNMMDQELNVLVYNFVDMLSHARTDMKMIRELAPDESAYRSLTKSWFMHSPLLDLLKRVSSKKAKVIITTDHGTIRVKKPFKIVGDRNVNSNLRYKQGKNLGYKANNDVLEATKPERFHLPKINVSTSYVFTKGESFFAYPNNYNYYVNYFKDTFQHGGVSMEEMIIPIISLTSKDGK, from the coding sequence ATGCAAAACTATCAAATCTTATGGGCAGATGACGAAATCGATCTGCTAAAACCCCACATTATTTTTTTAGAAAACAAAGGTTATCAAATTACTCCAGTAAATAATGGTTCTGAGGCAGTAGATTTATGTAAAGAGCAAAAATTTGACATCGTTTTTCTTGATGAGAATATGCCTGGGATGACAGGTTTGGAGACTTTAAGTTTAATTAAAAGTAATAGTCCTAATCTTCCGGTGGTGATGATTACCAAAAGTGAAGAAGAATATATAATGGAGGAAGCGATCGGTTCTAAAATTGCTGATTATCTCATTAAACCCCTTAATCCGAATCAAATTTTGCTTTCAGTCAAAAAAATATTGGATAATCAACGCTTGGTAGCTGAAAAAACTAATCAAAGTTACCAACAGGATTTTAGAAACATCAGTATGGCTTTTGGCGATGATATGGATCATGCTGAATGGGCAGAGATGTATAAAAAATTAGTTTTTTGGGATTTAGAGATTGATCAAACTGATGACCACAGTATGTCTGAAGTATTGTCAATGCAACATGTGGAGGCTAATACTAACTTCGCAAAATTCATTGATGATAATTATGAATATTGGTTAAATGAAGGGCAAGATGAAGCCCCTTTATTAAGCCATCAGCTAATGGAGCAAAAGGTTTTTCCGCAACTGGGAGAAGAACCAGTTTTTTTTATTGTAATTGATAATTTAAGGTTTGATCAATGGAAGCTAATTGAACCTGAAATTTCAAAATATTTCAATATTAATGAAGAAGATAACTACTATTCCATTTTACCTACCACAACAGCCTATGCAAGAAATTCAATATTCTCTGGATTGCTACCGGATGAGATGGCTAAAAAGCATCCGGATTTATGGGTAAATGAAGATGATGATGAAGGTAAAAATAATTTTGAAGATAAATTTTTAGAAAGACAACTAAAGCAAAAGAATCAAGATGTAAAATTTACTTATAATAAAATAGTAAACGTTAACCAGGGGAAGCAGGTATTAGATCAGGTATCTAATATGATGGATCAAGAATTAAATGTATTAGTCTACAATTTTGTGGATATGCTTTCACATGCTCGTACAGACATGAAAATGATTCGTGAATTAGCCCCAGATGAATCAGCTTATCGATCATTAACAAAAAGCTGGTTTATGCACTCTCCTTTATTAGATTTACTAAAAAGAGTATCCTCAAAAAAGGCAAAAGTAATTATCACAACAGATCATGGTACAATACGGGTTAAAAAGCCATTTAAAATTGTTGGGGATAGAAATGTTAATAGTAATCTAAGATACAAGCAAGGTAAGAACTTAGGCTACAAAGCTAATAATGATGTGTTAGAAGCCACCAAACCAGAAAGATTTCATTTACCTAAAATAAATGTGAGTACTTCTTATGTATTCACTAAAGGAGAAAGCTTTTTTGCTTACCCCAATAACTATAATTATTACGTAAATTATTTTAAAGATACCTTTCAGCATGGAGGAGTTTCAATGGAAGAAATGATTATTCCCATTATTTCATTAACTTCGAAAGATGGAAAGTGA